In the Myxococcus guangdongensis genome, one interval contains:
- a CDS encoding phospholipase D-like domain-containing protein, giving the protein MFFGRSDEIPSFIPHSKISSAVQDLIEGAQRELVLVTPYFKPWNHLQNAIRGRLEARIPVALIVREDEVSKTAPHLQPFAAAGAQVLCLDRLHAKLYLSEQCALLTSMNLVETSALNSWECALQIKASESPTLFKQFEEQVRAIRKSAKPLSSAGLAAAQPVVAAPAPKPEVNLIQLFGIRKTDLKPEMVEARRTHPRAYEPWSDEEIGAVAELARRKLGVEDIARLLGRQPSAIERKLKELF; this is encoded by the coding sequence ATGTTCTTTGGGCGTTCGGATGAAATCCCCAGCTTCATTCCCCACAGCAAGATTTCCTCGGCCGTCCAAGATTTGATTGAAGGAGCCCAGCGAGAGCTGGTCCTGGTGACGCCTTACTTCAAGCCCTGGAATCATCTCCAGAATGCGATTCGGGGGCGCCTGGAGGCGCGAATCCCGGTGGCGCTCATCGTCCGCGAGGATGAGGTGTCCAAGACCGCGCCTCATCTCCAGCCCTTTGCGGCGGCGGGCGCCCAGGTCCTATGTTTGGACAGGCTGCATGCGAAGCTCTACCTGAGCGAGCAATGCGCACTCCTCACCTCCATGAACCTGGTGGAGACCTCGGCACTCAACAGTTGGGAGTGCGCCCTTCAAATCAAGGCCAGTGAGTCTCCCACGCTCTTCAAACAGTTCGAGGAGCAGGTCAGGGCCATTCGCAAGAGCGCGAAGCCTCTCTCCTCGGCCGGGTTGGCCGCGGCGCAGCCCGTCGTTGCCGCTCCTGCGCCGAAGCCCGAGGTCAATCTCATCCAGCTCTTTGGCATCCGGAAGACCGACCTGAAGCCAGAGATGGTGGAAGCGCGCCGGACGCATCCTCGGGCCTATGAGCCTTGGAGTGACGAGGAGATTGGCGCGGTGGCGGAGCTCGCTCGGCGGAAGTTGGGAGTCGAGGACATCGCCAGACTCCTCGGAAGGCAGCCGAGTGCAATCGAGCGGAAGCTGAAGGAGCTGTTCTGA
- a CDS encoding DUF1428 domain-containing protein: MSYIDGFVIAVPNANKEKFIEHARQNDPLFLGYGALRVLECWGDDVPSGKLTDFRRAVQAKDDETVVFSWIEWPDKATRDAGMAKMMEDPNLSPEKTPMPFDGARMIYGGFAPVVELKK; the protein is encoded by the coding sequence ATGTCCTACATCGATGGTTTCGTCATCGCCGTGCCGAACGCGAACAAGGAGAAGTTCATCGAGCACGCCCGGCAGAACGACCCCCTCTTCCTGGGGTACGGGGCCCTGCGCGTGCTGGAGTGTTGGGGAGACGACGTGCCGAGCGGCAAGCTCACCGACTTCCGCCGGGCCGTGCAGGCCAAGGACGACGAGACGGTGGTCTTCTCCTGGATTGAGTGGCCCGACAAGGCCACGCGAGACGCCGGCATGGCGAAGATGATGGAGGACCCGAACCTGAGCCCCGAGAAGACCCCGATGCCGTTCGACGGCGCGCGGATGATCTACGGCGGCTTCGCGCCCGTGGTGGAGCTGAAGAAGTAG
- a CDS encoding outer membrane protein assembly factor BamB family protein — protein MNDTSSSSGSLLVTAFNGLVAAYDRASGDTVWTFSVPGKSVPGVRPRPTYAEVREGRVFVLSGGAEGTFTKHVFLEVHALDAGSGRLLWAQRVDSEQASTFAGGAMLVEQGQVIVSHRETLTAFDADSGEPQWTRVSEHGGGGLYSPLLQMVVEGARGRFLT, from the coding sequence ATGAACGACACCTCGTCATCGTCAGGCTCCCTGCTCGTCACGGCCTTCAACGGACTGGTCGCGGCGTATGACCGCGCCAGCGGCGACACGGTGTGGACCTTCTCCGTGCCCGGCAAGTCGGTGCCGGGCGTGCGGCCCCGGCCGACGTACGCGGAGGTCCGCGAGGGGCGCGTGTTCGTGCTCTCCGGTGGAGCCGAGGGCACGTTCACGAAGCACGTCTTCCTGGAGGTCCACGCGCTCGATGCCGGGAGCGGGCGTCTGCTCTGGGCCCAGCGCGTGGACAGTGAGCAGGCGTCGACGTTCGCCGGCGGGGCGATGCTCGTCGAGCAGGGCCAGGTCATCGTCTCGCACCGGGAGACCCTGACGGCGTTCGACGCGGACTCCGGCGAGCCCCAGTGGACCCGCGTCAGCGAGCATGGGGGAGGCGGGCTGTATTCGCCCCTGCTGCAGATGGTCGTCGAGGGAGCGCGGGGGCGGTTCTTGACCTGA
- a CDS encoding zinc metalloprotease codes for MLPAHALVSSVLALFSSDVFSLHADRCVAPEPAAALRVASFTTSDCSLAQTVPGPLWQPTTVRRIPVVMHVISDAACANGNVSDALVHSQISVLNEDFRAVTGTPGAAGVDSKLEFFLATEDPAGNPTTGIQRYCNTTWYQDQGGYWNTLAWDTSRYLNLYTNSAGGSRGYVPFLPADPSGAVGQPQDRVVINWLAFGRVGPVVPYHQGRTVTHEVGHYLGLFHTYYEGCGIATAPDCYTTGDRLCDTAPNVTSHKGCPVGLTSCGGALVPVRNYMELTDDACMTGFTAEQVQRMRCTLATYRSTLAQ; via the coding sequence ATGCTCCCAGCCCACGCTCTCGTGTCCTCCGTCCTGGCGCTCTTCTCCTCGGATGTCTTCTCGTTGCACGCGGACCGCTGTGTCGCGCCCGAGCCTGCGGCCGCGCTCCGGGTGGCGAGCTTCACGACCTCGGATTGTTCCCTGGCGCAGACCGTCCCCGGACCGCTGTGGCAGCCCACCACGGTGCGGCGCATCCCGGTGGTGATGCACGTCATCTCGGATGCGGCGTGCGCGAACGGCAACGTCTCGGACGCGTTGGTGCACAGTCAAATCTCGGTCCTCAACGAGGACTTCCGCGCCGTGACGGGCACCCCGGGCGCGGCGGGCGTGGACAGCAAGCTGGAGTTCTTCCTCGCCACCGAGGACCCCGCGGGCAACCCGACGACGGGCATCCAGCGCTATTGCAACACGACCTGGTACCAGGACCAGGGCGGCTACTGGAACACGCTCGCGTGGGACACGTCGCGCTACCTGAACCTCTACACGAACAGCGCGGGCGGCTCGCGCGGGTATGTGCCGTTCCTGCCCGCGGACCCCTCGGGCGCGGTGGGGCAGCCGCAGGACCGGGTGGTCATCAACTGGCTGGCCTTCGGCCGCGTGGGGCCCGTGGTGCCGTACCACCAGGGGAGGACCGTCACGCACGAGGTGGGTCACTACCTGGGCCTGTTCCACACCTACTACGAGGGCTGTGGCATCGCGACGGCGCCGGACTGCTACACCACGGGCGACCGCCTCTGTGACACGGCGCCCAACGTCACGTCCCACAAGGGCTGTCCCGTGGGGCTCACCAGCTGCGGGGGCGCGCTCGTCCCCGTGCGGAACTACATGGAGCTGACCGACGACGCGTGCATGACGGGCTTCACCGCGGAGCAGGTGCAGCGCATGCGGTGCACCCTGGCCACCTATCGCTCCACGCTGGCGCAGTAG